From a single Drosophila sulfurigaster albostrigata strain 15112-1811.04 chromosome 3, ASM2355843v2, whole genome shotgun sequence genomic region:
- the LOC133842844 gene encoding tetraspanin-18, which produces MVFDCGVWCAKYLLCILNFIFFVLGTIIFGVGLWLAVDKHSLIALLKLVESERIEHFTQPQVIEQLAYALLVIGAVMFFMSLLGYLGAMRESRCLLSTYGTFLILLLVAEIVAGGLAAFYKEQVRNESKKFLQTTITSYTVGENQDATSLMWNQLMGNFGCCGITDYNDFDNSQAWKNTKGNRTIPDACCILKDVAKLVPRDEDCTTNPSESNSFYKKGCYEVFTEWLIRQRELIIGVIVTGIVHLVLVILAFALCKAFAKYDDMRL; this is translated from the exons ATGGTCTTTGATTGCGGCGTCTGGTGTGCAAAGTATTtgctttgcatattaaatttcatatttttt GTGCTAGGCACAATTATATTCGGCGTTGGACTATGGCTGGCAGTGGACAAGCACTCGCTGATTGCTCTGCTCAAGCTGGTCGAGAGCGAGCGCATTGAG CACTTTACACAGCCTCAGGTCATAGAGCAACTGGCCTACGCCCTGCTCGTCATCGGAGCCGTCATGTTCTTTATGAGTCTCTTGGGCTACTTGGGCGCCATGCGTGAATCTCGCTGTCTGCTCTCCACG TACGGCACATTCCTCATCTTGCTGCTGGTCGCCGAGATTGTTGCCGGCGGTTTGGCCGCCTTCTACAAGGAACAGGTGCGCAATGAGAGCAAAAAATTCTTGCAGACCACGATTACCAGCTACACGGTGGGCGAGAATCAGGATGCCACCTCGTTGATGTGGAACCAGCTGATGGGCAACTTTGGTTGCTGCGGCATCACTGATTACAATGATTTTGACAACTCGCAGGCGTGGAAGAATACAAAGGGCAATCGCACCATTCCCGATGCCTGTTGCATCTTGAAGGATGTGGCCAAGTTGGTGCCACGCGACGAGGACTGCACGACCAATCCCAGCGAAAGCAACAGCTTCTACAAGAAG GGCTGCTATGAGGTGTTCACCGAGTGGTTGATTCGACAGCGCGAACTCATCATTGGCGTCATTGTGACTGGCATTGTGCATTTGGTTCTCGTCATTCTTGCGTTTGCGTTGTGCAAAGCCTTTGCCAAATATGACGATATGCGTCTGTAA
- the LOC133842841 gene encoding testis-expressed protein 2-like isoform X3: MWKYCLTGKSSVHSRSGSIERISPTTSGPNLITALSSSVTAASGDTNPNASVGTWKLIKGKVSQTIEDIKSSKQHHTQQQHSTHSIPVIVAEPVALTAVGWSNDGDSDTECVTINTPLGEEHNNSDSDPDIELLQHDSSSLGSGDIAATAAIGSKRSRLRSGLAHIKSKVKAKQQASVMNKKELSSSPCAPTALRSNFLRRRHNAEPSAEPSTSTQAQAQAAEAQAKQQPSSTTEIPVASGKVKRGIVMARKDVEIESGVEVLEDMIPTSSTESPESAPAAGSKEHEVPSRVRIALDLNLEREDSDTDLPPVSQQRTASNRSVFSGSRSELWASLSSASINWRVSSVAPPMFLVSSVVLLLVMPLPDFLRGVLSTVLVVMAVNWSSSYVQYLFENYVLKTHPERMPFQIPNYFTMPFCEIPVVEEHKTVKTYSGWLNEISTYDPANFSINMTRAVYVRLDGSVLKMSGTNARIPKRRMWNEAPIDRNKVLFTDHRSYDLRDCRIELLPVGLAKKRFFNRKYPIQLIIKNLCTGFTTPQDNVHSQFDVQAKDTKSNLVGINITPPGTDELEKPIDFAATVLQADLRQLRNTVNPDLGLQDLTMPCGDEVRLLLFARCDREKEDWYRRFITASKGIVHEQDLHVPMIRFVEDTDLQAAAAQQAVNLLMGQPSKTRTEKSDEKSMTSLASNNNDEAGSNTPDTQCDDILEDDETPDAAKDGFEGLIMNADVARNPQDYVKFMAVYQQACKQNQIPVCRKPQYDQKHSGRHRRKARRAKRQEDELWKGIDQSLFLGPSGSVVWANVVLGRCLFSWLHDTALHLKIQEFMQKKLNSIKLPSFMEEVVITNIYLGESPMLFHRMSQPMLDERGVWLDADVTYEGLAHITVTTKLNLLRVRSKPKSSPVLVDTVPQGAEPPPDTRSMPDELSQEGSNNAIYDSDAESSGGSSSDSESPAAGVSTEPVGQTEFFQNSPGNARRIFKIVDRIATSNLFQYATELPYVQRAMENMNANITLRVELKGLVARATLNLPPPPSDRVWLSFRGPPRLWISTKPQVGDKSVDWSIVTNVIESKLCEAVNKYLVYPNMVDFSIPFLGKPTYDDEPSVPGPV, translated from the exons ATGTGGAAGTATTGCTTAACTGGCAAGAGTTCTGTCCACTCTAG ATCGGGGAGCATTGAGCGAATATCGCCGACGACGAGTGGCCCCAACTTGATAACGGCGCTGTCAAGCAGCGTGACAGCTGCCAGTGGCGACACGAATCCAAACGCCAGCGTTGGCACCTGGAAGTTGATCAAGGGCAAGGTGTCGCAGACAATTGAGGACATTAAATCCTCGAAGCAGCAtcacacacagcagcagcattcaaCGCACAGCATTCCGGTCATAGTTGCCGAACCCGTGGCCCTCACTGCTGTCGGTTGGAGCAACGACGGCGATTCGGACACCGAGTGCGTCACCATCAACACACCGCTGGGCGAGGAGCACAACAACTCGGACTCGGATCCGGACATTGAGCTGCTGCAGCACGACAGCAGCAGTTTGGGCAGCGGCGACATTGCGGCCACAGCTGCGATCGGCAGCAAACGTTCACGCTTGCGTTCCGGCTTGGCGCACATTAAGTCCAAGGTGAAGGCCAAGCAACAGGCCAGCGTGATGAACAAAAAGGAACTCAGCTCCAGTCCCTGCGCTCCCACGGCGCTGCGCAGCAATTTTCTGCGTCGTCGCCACAATGCCGAGCCCAGTGCCGAGCCGTCGACGAGCACTCAAGCGCAAGCTCAGGCCGCTGAGGCACAGgcgaagcagcagccaagctCCACCACGGAGATTCCTGTTGCCAGTGGCAAGGTAAAGCGTGGCATTGTCATGGCACGCAAGGATGTCGAAATAGAGTCGGGCGTTGAGGTGCTCGAGGACATGATACCCACGAGTAGCACGGAGTCTCCAGAGTCTGCACCAGCTGCTGGCAGCAAAGAGCACGAGGTGCCATCGAGAGTGCGCATAGCGCTAGATTTGAATTTGGAGCGTGAGGATTCCGACACCGATCTACCTCCAGTTTCTCAGCAACGCACTGCTTCCAACAGAAGCGTTTTCAGTGGCTCGCGGTCAGAATTGTGGGCAAGTTTGAGCAGCGCTTCCATCAACTGGCGCGTTAGTTCCGTGGCACCGCCGATGTTCCTAGTGAGCAGCGTGGTTTTGTTGCTTGTGATGCCTCTGCCGGATTTCCTGCGTGGCGTGCTTTCAACTGTGCTTGTTGTCATGGCCGTCAATTGGTCCAGCTCGTATGTGCAGTATTTATTCGAGAATTATGTGCTAAAGACGCATCCGGAGCGCATGCCCTTCCAGATACCCAACTACTTTACGATGCCCTTCTGTGAGATTCCCGTTGTGGAGGAGCACAAGACCGTTAAGACCTATTCGGGCTGGTTAAATGAGATTAGCACCTACGATCCGGCcaacttttcaattaatatgACGCGTGCCGTTTATGTGCGTCTCGATGGTTCGGTGTTGAAGATGTCGGGTACAAATGCGCGGATTCCTAAGCGGCGCATGTGGAACGAGGCGCCCATCGATCGCAATAAAGTGTTGTTTACGGATCATCGTTCCTACGATTTGCGCGATTGTCGCATCGAGCTACTGCCCGTGGGCTTAGCCAAGAAGCG TTTCTTCAATCGCAAGTATCCTATACAGCTGATCATCAAGAATTTGTGCACTGGCTTCACGACGCCACAGGATAATGTGCATAGCCAATTTGATGTGCAGGCAAAGGATACGAAATCAAATCTAGTTGGCATTAATATAACGCCACCAGGCACCGATGAGCTAGAGAAACCAATTGATTTTGCTGCCACAGTGCTGCAGGCAGAT CTACGCCAGCTACGTAATACTGTCAATCCGGATCTGGGATTACAAGATCTCACCATGCCCTGTGGCGATGAGGTGCGTCTGCTGCTCTTCGCACGCTGCGATCGCGAGAAGGAAGATTGGTATCGTCGCTTTATCACCGCCAGCAAGGGCATTGTGCACGAACAGGATTTGCATGTGCCAATGATACGCTTTGTCGAGGACACCGATCTGCAGGCAGCCGCAGCCCAACAAGCTGTCAACTTGTTAATGGGACAGCCCAGCAAA ACTCGCACGGAAAAGAGCGATGAGAAGAGCATGACTTCGCTGGCTTCCAACAACAATGATGAAGCGGGCTCCAATACACCGGATACGCAGTGCGATGATATACTCGAGGACGATGAAACGCCAGATGCGGCTAAAGATGGTTTTGAAGGTCTCATTATGAATGCTGATGTAGCCAGAAATCCACAGGATTATGTCAAATTTATGGCTGTTTATCAG CAAGCTTGTAAGCAAAACCAAATCCCCGTTTGCCGCAAGCCACAATATGATCAAAAGCACTCAGGTCGACATCGTAGAAAA GCTCGCCGTGCCAAACGTCAGGAGGATGAGCTGTGGAAGGGCATTGATCAGTCGCTTTTCCTTGGTCCCTCTGGCAGCGTTGTCTGGGCCAATGTGGTGTTGGGTCGCTGCCTTTTTAGCTGGTTGCACGACACTGCGCTGCATCTGAAGATCCAGGAATTTATGCAGAAGAAACTCAACTCGATTaag CTGCCCAGCTTTATGGAGGAGGTTGTCATTACCAACATCTACTTGGGCGAGTCGCCCATGCTGTTCCATCGCATGTCGCAACCCATGCTGGATGAGCGCGGCGTCTGGCTCGATGCAGATGTTACCTACGAGGGTCTCGCCCACATTACAGTGACCACCAAGCTGAATCTGTTGCGTGTGCGCAGCAAGCCCAAATCATCGCCTGTGCTTGTGGACACTGTTCCACAAGGAGCAGAGCCACCGCCAGATACGCGCAGCATGCCCGATGAGCTGTCACAGGAGGGAAGTAATAATGCCATCTACGACAGCGATGCCGAGAGCTCGGGTGGATCCTCATCGGATTCCGAAAGTCCAGCAGCCGGCGTTTCCACTGAGCCAGTCGGGCAAACTGA GTTCTTCCAAAATTCACCGGGCAATGCTCGACGCATTTTCAAGATTGTCGATCGCATTGCCACTTCCAATCTGTTTCAATATGCCACCGAACTGCCGTACGTGCAACGTGCCATGGAGAACATGAATGCCAACATCACGCTGCGTGTTGAACTCAAGGGTTTGGTTGCACGTGCCACCCTAAACCTGCCACCGCCGCCGTCTGATCGTGTGTGGTTAAGTTTCCGTGGCCCTCCACGTCTTTGGATATCGACAAAGCCCCAGGTGGGCGATAAATCTGTGGACTGGTCGATTGTCACCAATGTGATTGAGAGCAAACTGTGTGAGGCGGTCAACAAGTATTTGGTTTATCCGAATATGGTGGATTTCAGCATACCATTTCTTGGCAAGCCAACCTATGACGACGAGCCGTCTGTTCCTGGGCCCGTTTAA